In Leptospiraceae bacterium, a genomic segment contains:
- a CDS encoding EI24 domain-containing protein, giving the protein MKESWEYLIKPIKSLSLLKKLKFLKYIIFIIFLAFLLSIGIAYFIYLLLEGLIWSFFDLSQIHSMIKFLVYAVIVLQSFFLFLVFYRVFVQIFVFPFLLLLRKELEKHYRIGNFQKTNFFLSFRNFLWSLYKTLLFQVVYLFLLVFTFFLGPLQPLILFLYQGYSLGYGIYDILLEQEFPTPKERYQLIESIKKEVFFTGVGALILIFIPILGVILSPVSGFIAAFQNRYQRYLILV; this is encoded by the coding sequence ATGAAAGAATCTTGGGAATACTTGATAAAGCCTATTAAGTCTCTTTCTTTACTAAAGAAATTAAAATTTTTAAAGTATATTATATTCATAATCTTTTTGGCGTTCTTGTTGTCCATAGGGATTGCTTACTTCATCTATCTTCTCTTAGAAGGGTTAATATGGAGTTTTTTCGATCTTTCTCAAATCCACTCTATGATAAAATTTCTTGTTTATGCAGTGATTGTCCTTCAAAGTTTTTTTCTTTTTTTGGTGTTTTATCGGGTTTTTGTGCAGATTTTCGTTTTTCCTTTTTTGCTATTATTACGAAAGGAGTTAGAAAAACACTATCGTATTGGGAATTTTCAGAAAACAAACTTTTTTTTGAGTTTTCGAAACTTTTTATGGAGTCTGTATAAAACTTTGTTGTTTCAAGTGGTTTATCTTTTTTTACTGGTTTTTACTTTCTTTTTGGGACCACTTCAACCCTTGATTTTGTTTCTTTACCAAGGGTATAGTTTGGGCTACGGGATTTATGATATTTTATTAGAACAAGAATTTCCCACTCCAAAAGAAAGATATCAACTAATAGAAAGCATAAAAAAAGAAGTGTTCTTTACCGGAGTTGGAGCTTTAATTTTAATTTTTATCCCTATACTGGGGGTTATTCTCTCACCAGTTAGTGGTTTTATCGCAGCATTTCAAAATCGCTATCAGAGATATTTAATATTGGTTTAG
- a CDS encoding GAF domain-containing protein, whose protein sequence is MTNPKYAEIKSDILPLRNHFHNDFITIPILFGESQFLKKELISLLSNKIIIIPIEEYFSEQPDSLMDWLMNFSFEGKSDFNFLLNNPENYYPYGVIFISETFFVNNVENLSKFYYNIKKGEFFIVIVLEKENTSFDDFTKINDYIYSFILKIQNHKSHEIYAKFILNTINALKLQIENFHLETKLEIAHKEMSRIIRIGQLLSNEKNLDIILDTILKEAMEMVSADGGSIYITETDDKLYQKEKKFLRFKTSALNLRKNEFILPIDSSSIAGYVALSGEPLIIDDVYALRGDEPYRFNPEYDIQHHYLTRSMLVIPMKNYQNETIGVIQLINKRKDPYRKLTYEEMKKGEVLPFTQECMKKILALAGQAAVAIENHKLIQSIHNLFEGFVRASVIAIEQRDPTTSGHSFRVAEYTLALANAVNKTHTGKYKDLYFTEEQLKEIRYAALLHDFGKVGVREKVLVKEKKLYSEQLNEIQWRFKYAIRSLEYEYTQKKLDYIKKNGLTGFNDFEKFLDFELEIRIEELKEMLSLIEQSNEPNTIEKEVFSNLDKISKSKLTIQNRKHTEIIEFLKENELVSLMVRRGNLDPQERLEIESHVSHTYKFLIQIPWTKDLKLVPDIAHGHHEKLDGSGYPLGLKGEEILPQTRILTIADIFDALVAPDRPYKKSIPKEQALDILKIEAKEGRIDSDLLDIFIESKAYEISFSNP, encoded by the coding sequence ATGACAAATCCAAAATATGCTGAAATCAAAAGCGATATTCTGCCTTTAAGAAATCATTTTCATAATGATTTCATAACTATCCCAATTCTTTTTGGTGAATCCCAGTTTTTAAAGAAAGAACTTATTTCCTTACTATCAAACAAAATTATCATAATTCCGATTGAAGAGTATTTTAGTGAACAACCAGACTCTTTGATGGACTGGTTAATGAATTTTTCCTTCGAAGGGAAAAGTGATTTTAATTTTTTATTGAACAATCCAGAAAACTATTACCCTTATGGAGTGATTTTCATAAGTGAAACATTTTTTGTCAACAATGTAGAGAACTTAAGCAAGTTTTACTACAATATCAAAAAAGGTGAATTTTTTATAGTAATAGTCTTAGAAAAAGAAAACACTTCTTTCGACGACTTTACAAAGATCAATGATTATATCTATTCTTTCATTCTGAAAATCCAAAATCATAAAAGTCATGAAATTTATGCTAAGTTCATTTTGAATACAATCAATGCTTTGAAATTACAAATCGAAAACTTTCACCTCGAGACAAAATTAGAAATCGCCCATAAAGAAATGTCTAGAATTATACGAATCGGGCAATTGTTATCAAATGAAAAGAACTTGGATATTATTTTAGATACCATTCTAAAAGAAGCTATGGAAATGGTATCTGCAGATGGAGGATCAATTTATATCACTGAAACCGATGATAAATTATATCAAAAAGAAAAAAAATTCTTGAGATTCAAAACGTCAGCTCTCAATTTAAGAAAAAATGAATTTATATTGCCCATTGATTCTTCTTCAATTGCAGGATATGTTGCTTTATCAGGAGAACCTTTGATTATTGATGATGTGTATGCACTACGAGGAGATGAACCCTATAGATTTAACCCTGAATATGATATTCAACACCACTACTTGACACGTTCTATGTTGGTAATCCCCATGAAAAACTATCAAAATGAGACCATAGGTGTCATCCAACTCATAAACAAGCGAAAAGATCCCTATCGGAAATTAACTTACGAAGAAATGAAAAAGGGAGAAGTATTGCCATTCACTCAAGAGTGTATGAAAAAAATTCTTGCTTTAGCAGGACAGGCAGCTGTTGCCATAGAAAACCATAAGTTAATCCAAAGCATACATAATCTCTTTGAAGGTTTTGTCCGTGCATCTGTTATAGCCATTGAACAACGTGATCCCACTACATCTGGTCATTCTTTCCGTGTTGCTGAATATACCTTAGCTTTAGCAAACGCAGTGAATAAAACTCACACTGGAAAATACAAAGATCTATACTTCACTGAAGAGCAATTAAAGGAAATACGTTATGCTGCATTACTACACGACTTTGGAAAAGTAGGAGTTCGAGAAAAAGTTCTTGTAAAAGAAAAAAAACTATATTCAGAACAACTCAATGAAATCCAGTGGCGCTTTAAATATGCCATCCGATCCCTTGAATATGAATATACACAAAAAAAATTAGACTACATAAAAAAGAATGGACTTACAGGTTTTAATGACTTTGAGAAATTTCTTGATTTTGAGTTAGAAATACGTATTGAAGAACTGAAAGAAATGTTATCTTTGATTGAACAGTCAAACGAACCTAATACCATAGAAAAAGAGGTTTTTTCAAACTTAGATAAGATTTCAAAAAGTAAATTAACTATTCAAAATCGAAAGCATACAGAAATAATTGAATTTTTGAAAGAAAATGAACTTGTTAGTTTGATGGTGCGACGCGGAAATTTGGATCCTCAAGAGCGTCTTGAAATAGAATCCCATGTTTCTCATACTTATAAATTTTTGATACAAATTCCATGGACCAAAGATCTAAAACTTGTTCCTGACATTGCTCATGGACATCACGAAAAATTGGATGGCTCTGGCTATCCGTTAGGACTCAAAGGAGAAGAAATTTTACCTCAAACGAGAATTCTTACAATCGCTGATATTTTTGATGCTTTAGTAGCTCCCGATCGACCTTACAAAAAATCCATACCAAAAGAACAAGCTTTAGACATCTTAAAAATAGAAGCAAAAGAAGGTAGAATAGACTCCGATTTATTAGATATTTTTATTGAATCAAAAGCTTATGAAATCTCATTTTCAAATCCATAG
- a CDS encoding aspartate 1-decarboxylase: MFIEMFRAKIHRATVTEANLHYEGSLTIDEELLEASGIKPYERVSVVNIHNGARFDTYVIKGEKGKGEICLNGAAARLGEPGDKVIIIAYALMKFDEIPKDYQPIVVHVDDNNRIVKITGKS, translated from the coding sequence ATGTTCATTGAGATGTTTCGAGCGAAAATACACCGGGCAACGGTAACAGAAGCAAACTTACATTATGAAGGTAGTCTCACCATTGATGAAGAACTCTTAGAAGCATCAGGAATTAAACCTTATGAGCGTGTATCAGTTGTCAATATTCATAACGGAGCAAGATTTGATACATACGTAATAAAAGGAGAAAAAGGAAAAGGAGAAATTTGCTTAAATGGAGCTGCTGCACGATTAGGAGAGCCCGGAGACAAAGTCATCATCATTGCTTATGCTTTAATGAAGTTCGATGAAATCCCCAAAGATTACCAACCTATTGTAGTGCATGTAGATGATAACAATCGAATTGTAAAAATAACAGGAAAATCCTAA